In one window of Leptospira sp. GIMC2001 DNA:
- a CDS encoding aspartate/ornithine carbamoyltransferase family protein, with the protein MTHSFRNDLPANLRESIGPRDGQTGIEKPKAFLDFVTEKPEELLYLAQRHIISAKQFTKELVIQLCRLSAHFEVYPTLFHRPLQGKILISAFYEPSTRTRLSFESSWHRLGGDIMSITDRSTTGIAKGESLEDIGEMFNNYGDVVVLRDNSDDSVTRMSEKLRIPIINAGNGTDEHPTQALSDIYAILKWRPDLTLKNLPEKDKVRIGIIGTPGRMRTVRSLMILLSLFSSSISEVVVINPEEDPFADGQKEELEQSGLKIVKTNSLKEILPSLDIIYINSIAWVGESFETLTGDIKLSKKLPIKESAIILHPLARGDELDKDLDDTPHNWYFAQARGAVFLRMALLTCLVQRTSLVTDMSDPNLEPNPLKREIL; encoded by the coding sequence GTGACGCATTCATTTAGAAACGATTTACCAGCGAATCTCCGAGAAAGCATTGGCCCTCGGGATGGACAGACAGGAATTGAGAAACCTAAAGCATTTCTCGACTTCGTAACAGAAAAACCAGAAGAGCTATTGTATCTAGCACAACGTCATATAATCTCTGCTAAACAATTTACCAAAGAACTTGTAATACAATTGTGCAGATTGTCCGCACATTTCGAGGTCTACCCAACACTTTTTCACAGACCTCTCCAAGGTAAAATTTTGATATCTGCATTTTATGAACCATCGACAAGGACAAGGCTATCCTTCGAAAGTTCATGGCATAGACTCGGTGGAGACATCATGTCGATTACAGATCGCTCAACAACTGGAATCGCTAAGGGAGAAAGTCTCGAGGACATCGGAGAGATGTTCAATAATTACGGCGATGTTGTTGTACTTCGAGATAATTCTGATGATTCGGTAACTCGGATGAGCGAGAAACTTCGGATTCCAATTATCAATGCAGGAAATGGAACGGATGAACATCCTACACAAGCTCTTTCCGATATCTACGCTATACTCAAATGGAGACCAGATTTAACTCTAAAAAACTTGCCCGAGAAGGATAAAGTAAGAATTGGAATCATAGGAACTCCTGGAAGGATGCGAACAGTTCGTTCACTAATGATACTTCTGTCTTTATTTTCCAGTTCCATTTCGGAAGTTGTGGTGATTAATCCAGAAGAGGATCCCTTTGCAGATGGACAGAAAGAAGAATTAGAACAATCAGGATTGAAAATAGTTAAGACGAATTCTCTCAAAGAAATCCTTCCAAGTCTAGATATTATTTATATCAATAGCATTGCATGGGTTGGTGAAAGTTTTGAAACATTGACTGGTGATATTAAGTTAAGCAAAAAATTACCAATCAAAGAATCTGCAATCATCTTACATCCATTAGCTCGAGGGGATGAGTTAGACAAAGATTTGGATGATACACCACACAATTGGTATTTTGCTCAGGCTCGTGGCGCGGTATTTCTTAGGATGGCATTGCTTACATGCCTAGTTCAGAGAACAAGTCTTGTTACCGATATGAGCGATCCTAACCTAGAACCCAATCCTTTAAAACGAGAGATCTTATGA